A genomic segment from Mesotoga sp. BH458_6_3_2_1 encodes:
- the thrC gene encoding threonine synthase, translating into MRGVIETYEKYLPVTQKTPRVSLLEGDTPLIHLEKASKKFGLNVYAKYEGANPTGSFKDRGMVLAIAKAIEEGSKAVICASTGNTSASAAAYSARTGLKSIILIPEGKIALGKLAQAMIYGAKVIQIDGNFDECLELAKSISENYPVTLVNSLNPYRLEGQKTAAFEIVDVLGRAPDYHFIPVGNAGNITAYWMGYREYHESGLSDGLPKMMGFQAEGAAPIVYDRVFDNPETIATAIRIGNPASWKKAVAARDESEGVIEALTDEEILEAQRLLAASEGVFCEPASAASFGGFLRKAEEGLFCSSDLVVCTLTGNGLKDPDAVLKSVDKPIVVENSLDAVLKEAGLK; encoded by the coding sequence ATGAGAGGTGTAATAGAGACCTATGAGAAGTACCTGCCTGTAACGCAGAAGACCCCGAGAGTCTCACTCCTTGAAGGTGATACTCCTCTAATACATCTGGAAAAGGCGAGCAAGAAGTTCGGTTTAAATGTTTATGCGAAGTACGAAGGAGCTAATCCTACTGGATCATTCAAAGACAGGGGAATGGTCCTCGCGATAGCCAAAGCGATAGAAGAGGGCTCAAAGGCTGTTATTTGTGCCTCCACTGGAAACACTTCGGCCTCTGCAGCCGCTTACTCTGCAAGGACCGGTTTGAAGTCGATAATCTTGATTCCGGAGGGAAAGATCGCTCTAGGCAAGCTTGCTCAGGCGATGATCTATGGCGCAAAGGTAATTCAGATAGATGGGAATTTCGATGAGTGCCTTGAACTAGCGAAGAGTATATCGGAGAATTACCCCGTTACTCTCGTTAACAGTCTCAACCCTTACAGGCTTGAGGGGCAGAAAACGGCTGCCTTCGAAATAGTAGACGTTCTGGGAAGGGCTCCCGATTATCACTTCATACCGGTAGGAAATGCCGGTAATATTACTGCCTACTGGATGGGGTATCGAGAGTATCACGAAAGTGGTCTTTCAGACGGCCTGCCCAAGATGATGGGCTTCCAGGCCGAAGGGGCAGCACCGATAGTATATGACAGAGTCTTCGATAACCCCGAGACGATAGCTACCGCGATAAGAATTGGTAACCCTGCGAGTTGGAAGAAAGCAGTTGCTGCAAGAGACGAATCGGAAGGAGTGATCGAGGCTTTGACCGACGAAGAAATCCTCGAGGCGCAGAGACTTCTTGCGGCTTCTGAAGGTGTCTTCTGTGAGCCGGCTTCTGCAGCTTCTTTCGGCGGGTTTCTGAGAAAAGCCGAAGAGGGTCTGTTCTGTTCAAGTGATCTCGTTGTCTGTACCCTGACAGGTAATGGACTTAAAGATCCCGACGCCGTTCTCAAGTCCGTAGATAAGCCCATCGTAGTAGAGAACAGTCTGGATGCTGTCCTGAAAGAGGCGGGCCTGAAATGA
- a CDS encoding NAD/NADP-dependent octopine/nopaline dehydrogenase family protein: MKIAVVGAGNGGQALSAVLAMRGHDVSLYNRSQKRISPIMTDRKIRVEGESSGKAKLRYVGTDMKKAVDGVEAIMVVVPAFAHAQIAGELADCVTEGQIIVLNPGRTGGALEFDKIFREKGAREKVVIAEAQTFVFASRISGPGMVRIFRIKNAVPVSVLPSKDNEAILPIINEIMPEFTLAKNVLYTSFNNIGAVFHPGAILMNAGWIETKHGDFQFYLEGISPSVARVLEELDKERCEVTSKLGVVAMGAREWLDYAYDVKGDDLYTAIHSNEGYRGIMAPISIENRYIMEDVPMSLVPMSCFGRKLGVETRIIDSVINIAGAVIGRDFWKEGRTLENLGIDRLSVEDLLKYVEEGS, from the coding sequence ATGAAGATAGCAGTAGTCGGTGCAGGCAATGGTGGGCAGGCTCTTTCGGCAGTTCTTGCGATGAGAGGGCACGATGTCTCGCTTTATAACAGGAGCCAGAAGAGGATCTCACCTATAATGACTGACCGCAAGATCAGGGTTGAAGGCGAGTCGAGTGGCAAAGCTAAATTGAGATACGTTGGAACGGATATGAAGAAGGCAGTAGATGGTGTGGAGGCAATCATGGTGGTTGTGCCTGCCTTTGCTCATGCTCAGATTGCCGGCGAACTGGCCGATTGCGTTACGGAAGGGCAAATCATAGTTCTTAATCCGGGCCGCACAGGAGGGGCGCTGGAGTTTGACAAGATATTCAGGGAGAAGGGAGCTAGAGAGAAAGTGGTAATTGCCGAGGCCCAAACGTTCGTCTTTGCTTCACGTATTTCCGGCCCGGGGATGGTAAGAATATTCAGAATCAAGAATGCAGTTCCTGTTTCCGTACTTCCTTCAAAGGACAACGAGGCAATTCTACCGATAATCAACGAGATAATGCCAGAGTTCACACTTGCAAAGAACGTGCTGTACACGAGTTTCAACAATATTGGTGCCGTCTTTCATCCCGGCGCAATATTGATGAACGCGGGTTGGATAGAGACGAAGCACGGAGATTTCCAGTTCTACCTCGAAGGTATAAGCCCCTCTGTTGCAAGAGTTTTGGAGGAGCTCGACAAAGAACGTTGCGAAGTCACGAGCAAACTGGGCGTCGTTGCAATGGGTGCCAGAGAGTGGCTTGATTACGCGTATGACGTCAAAGGTGACGATCTCTATACGGCCATTCACAGCAATGAGGGCTACCGAGGGATCATGGCCCCGATAAGCATAGAGAACAGATACATAATGGAAGATGTTCCTATGAGCCTGGTTCCTATGAGCTGCTTTGGGAGGAAACTTGGAGTGGAGACAAGAATAATCGATTCGGTAATAAACATAGCTGGAGCAGTAATTGGAAGGGACTTCTGGAAAGAAGGTCGAACACTGGAGAACCTCGGTATAGACAGACTATCTGTAGAAGATCTACTCAAGTACGTCGAGGAAGGGAGCTAA
- a CDS encoding asparagine synthase-related protein, protein MSGIAVFYGGTREMAKSSLSLLGHRGSRTTVLETGQKIGMGAVVSRAFDSKMSIFEGDGEYVVFDGFLRNHPDTAWPEKIMKLYKESGRGFLKELDGSFAFAIYTDKETLIARDPLGLKPLYYGYINGYIVCTSEMKALAPFCNEVKIFPPGHYYSSLVGFERYSSLEDLLTEEPVMRNEYEATELLRTSLGEAIENRISSINSDPIVFLSGGLDSSCIAAVASSLNGSLRTFTVGSGDGKDPKFAREVSEYLGTDHSEYTYDFKEMLRTLPEVIYHLESFDPPLVRSAIPNYIVAKMAAEEGSSFVFMGEGADELFAGYEYMKELPSSESIDEESLRITRNGYRSGFQRNDRMSLAFGIEFDVPFMDPSVVNLAFSIPVDWKIHGPEKTEKWILRKAFESELPKSVVWRKKSKFSVGSGSSHLMKEYAEEKISDSEFETERREKGIRSKEELLYYRIFDDLFPSGCAAKTVYRS, encoded by the coding sequence ATGAGCGGAATTGCTGTCTTCTATGGAGGCACAAGAGAAATGGCAAAGTCCTCACTGTCTCTCCTTGGACATAGAGGGAGCAGAACAACAGTTCTGGAAACAGGACAGAAGATAGGCATGGGCGCAGTTGTCAGCCGGGCCTTCGACAGCAAAATGAGCATTTTCGAAGGAGATGGCGAGTACGTTGTCTTCGACGGTTTTCTCAGGAATCATCCGGACACAGCTTGGCCAGAGAAGATAATGAAATTGTATAAGGAAAGTGGCAGGGGGTTTCTGAAGGAGCTGGACGGTTCATTCGCCTTTGCAATTTATACAGACAAAGAGACTCTTATCGCCCGTGACCCTCTGGGTCTAAAGCCTCTGTACTACGGCTATATCAATGGATACATAGTATGCACATCAGAAATGAAGGCTCTGGCGCCCTTCTGCAACGAAGTAAAAATCTTCCCGCCGGGTCATTATTATTCCTCTCTCGTGGGCTTTGAGAGATATTCTTCTCTTGAAGACCTGCTTACGGAGGAACCCGTCATGAGAAATGAGTATGAAGCAACGGAGCTGCTTCGAACATCTCTTGGAGAGGCCATCGAGAATAGAATCTCTTCGATCAACTCAGACCCTATCGTATTTCTTAGCGGTGGGCTCGATAGCAGCTGTATAGCGGCTGTGGCGAGTTCTCTTAATGGATCGCTTAGAACATTCACCGTTGGAAGCGGGGATGGAAAAGACCCAAAATTCGCCAGGGAAGTCTCCGAGTATCTCGGGACAGACCACAGTGAATATACTTATGATTTCAAAGAGATGCTTAGGACTCTACCGGAAGTCATCTACCACCTTGAGTCGTTCGATCCTCCCTTAGTAAGGAGTGCAATTCCAAACTACATTGTGGCGAAAATGGCTGCAGAAGAAGGTAGTTCCTTCGTCTTCATGGGAGAAGGCGCAGACGAACTCTTTGCCGGTTACGAGTATATGAAAGAACTACCATCTTCAGAATCTATAGATGAAGAATCTTTGCGGATAACGAGAAACGGTTATCGTTCGGGCTTTCAGCGCAATGACAGGATGTCCCTAGCATTTGGGATCGAGTTCGACGTTCCGTTCATGGACCCTTCAGTTGTGAATCTCGCATTCTCAATTCCCGTCGATTGGAAAATCCACGGGCCTGAGAAGACCGAGAAGTGGATTCTCAGGAAGGCATTCGAGAGCGAACTTCCCAAAAGTGTCGTATGGCGAAAAAAGAGTAAGTTCAGCGTCGGCTCAGGCTCATCGCACCTAATGAAGGAATATGCTGAAGAGAAAATAAGCGATTCCGAATTCGAGACTGAAAGGCGAGAGAAAGGAATTAGGTCGAAGGAAGAACTTCTTTATTACCGAATCTTCGACGACTTGTTCCCTTCCGGATGCGCCGCGAAAACAGTTTATAGAAGCTGA
- a CDS encoding iron-containing alcohol dehydrogenase: MLDFTFHNATKIVFGRDTEKQVGQEISRYGKKVLLHYGGGSIKKTGLYDRVVKSLKESGVEIFELGGVKPNPRLSLVKEGIELCRKNGIDAILAVGGGSVIDSAKAIGIGVPYEGDVWDFYSKGKKVEEMLPLGVVLTIPAAGSESSGGSVITNEDGWYKRATNSVNMRAKFAIMNPELTFTLPNYQTAVGAVDIMSHVMERYFTNVKNVDFTDRLCEATLRTMIRNTPIALREPENYDARAEIMWAGTIAHNDLLSTGRIGDWATHGIEHELSAIYDIAHGGGLAIMWAPWMTYVYKHDIERFAQFAYRVWDVEPNFRNPEKAALEGIKRLKEFFASLGIPVTLTEAGILDDKFDEMAKKATEDGPLGQFVKLYKDNVKKIYELAK, encoded by the coding sequence ATGCTAGATTTCACATTTCACAATGCAACAAAGATAGTTTTCGGAAGAGACACTGAAAAACAGGTTGGTCAAGAGATCTCCAGGTACGGTAAGAAAGTACTCCTTCACTACGGTGGAGGAAGCATAAAGAAGACTGGCCTGTACGATCGTGTAGTCAAAAGCTTGAAAGAATCAGGAGTGGAGATCTTCGAGCTGGGCGGAGTCAAACCGAACCCCAGACTCTCACTTGTAAAGGAAGGCATTGAACTATGCCGAAAGAACGGGATAGACGCAATCCTCGCTGTGGGCGGAGGAAGTGTTATCGACTCGGCTAAGGCTATTGGAATTGGCGTCCCCTATGAAGGTGATGTCTGGGATTTCTACTCAAAAGGCAAGAAAGTGGAAGAGATGCTCCCGCTCGGCGTAGTGCTGACTATACCGGCGGCCGGAAGCGAATCAAGCGGCGGATCGGTTATTACAAATGAAGACGGCTGGTACAAAAGAGCAACCAACAGCGTAAATATGAGGGCAAAATTCGCAATAATGAATCCCGAACTGACATTTACGCTGCCTAATTACCAGACGGCAGTCGGGGCAGTGGACATAATGTCCCATGTAATGGAAAGGTACTTCACAAATGTCAAGAACGTAGATTTCACGGACAGACTCTGCGAAGCTACACTTAGAACGATGATCAGGAACACTCCAATAGCTCTAAGAGAGCCCGAAAATTACGATGCGAGAGCCGAAATCATGTGGGCCGGAACCATAGCGCATAACGACTTGCTTAGTACGGGAAGAATAGGAGATTGGGCTACCCACGGCATTGAGCATGAACTCAGCGCGATATATGACATAGCTCACGGCGGGGGCCTGGCTATTATGTGGGCTCCATGGATGACATACGTCTACAAGCATGACATTGAGCGCTTCGCCCAGTTCGCTTACAGGGTGTGGGACGTCGAACCGAACTTCCGTAATCCTGAAAAGGCTGCTCTTGAGGGAATCAAAAGGCTGAAGGAATTCTTCGCGAGCCTCGGCATTCCCGTTACCCTAACAGAGGCCGGAATTCTAGACGACAAGTTTGACGAGATGGCCAAGAAGGCAACTGAAGACGGCCCTCTGGGTCAGTTCGTGAAGCTTTACAAGGATAATGTAAAGAAGATCTACGAACTGGCGAAGTGA
- a CDS encoding CoA pyrophosphatase translates to MIIIVEFMRGGVLQQKNQDTAVFVPIVEIRGEYYLLLTRRSTRISHPGQVSFPGGHIEDDETLLECAIREMREEIGASPSSLEEVCPLNVNTTVTSGKVITSFAGFIDKLEFKLDRREVEDVIFLSLKALSLTSPETIIMPNGKKTIRYRFPGFVVWGATARIIEASIERIIEIIENRGNGNSDCLNDDEVIHIREE, encoded by the coding sequence TTGATAATAATAGTAGAATTTATGCGAGGTGGAGTCTTGCAACAGAAGAATCAAGATACGGCAGTTTTTGTACCCATTGTGGAGATCCGCGGGGAATACTATCTGCTTTTGACTCGAAGATCAACAAGAATAAGCCATCCTGGGCAGGTCAGCTTTCCTGGGGGTCATATTGAAGACGATGAAACTCTTCTAGAGTGCGCGATAAGGGAAATGAGAGAGGAAATTGGTGCCTCTCCGTCTTCTCTTGAAGAAGTCTGCCCGCTGAACGTAAACACTACAGTCACATCCGGAAAAGTAATTACCTCATTCGCTGGATTCATTGACAAACTTGAGTTCAAACTAGACAGGAGAGAAGTTGAGGATGTGATCTTTCTTTCGCTAAAGGCTCTTAGCCTTACCTCCCCAGAGACAATTATTATGCCGAATGGAAAGAAGACCATCAGATACCGCTTTCCTGGTTTCGTAGTATGGGGCGCAACGGCCAGAATAATTGAAGCATCTATTGAAAGGATAATTGAAATTATTGAAAATCGCGGCAACGGGAATTCCGACTGTCTTAATGATGATGAAGTAATACATATAAGAGAGGAGTGA
- a CDS encoding methionine synthase — protein MKILAGAIGSDIHTAGILNFLNLAGKEGYETIYIGSVIGIDKLLDSIEEASPDIVAVSYRLGKESCEGLLRELKMSLENRGIEKRLIFGGTVETAEIAKRSGLFEKVFDGSEMPEEVVMFLRGRTDAKGEVDYPQTLLERITAKKPYPLIRHHIGLETVEATEGAVRNLAESGLLDIISLAPDQNCQQWFFQQENMISSEDGAGGAPFRTREDFERMYKASRIGNYPLMRCYSGTRDLLKFSLLFKETINNAWTAVPLTWYSQLDGRSDRELLEAIRDNQGAIAWNGGSGIPVEINEAHQWALRYCHASIEVTTAYLAALSAKRLGVKVYVAQYMFNTPPGISPRMDLAKALAKKELIESLKDENFTPVTMVRPGLMSLPADPDMARGQLVSSVYTAMKMDPEIVHVVAYCEATRRASDVEIIESVKMAKQAINEAIKGLPDFKQDKVIQDHKEYLKSESATIIEAMEKIKTGELTSPETIYAAIKLGILDAPGLSKMSVAKGAVRTAIIDGQSCAVDEEGKRIDEKERLSL, from the coding sequence ATGAAGATCTTAGCGGGAGCAATCGGAAGCGACATTCATACAGCAGGCATTCTGAATTTCCTTAATCTCGCCGGTAAAGAAGGCTACGAGACTATATACATTGGAAGCGTGATAGGTATAGACAAACTGTTGGATAGCATAGAAGAGGCTTCTCCGGACATCGTTGCGGTGAGCTACAGGCTGGGAAAAGAGTCTTGCGAAGGTCTTCTCAGGGAGCTTAAGATGTCGCTGGAGAACAGGGGTATTGAGAAAAGATTGATTTTCGGCGGAACGGTTGAGACCGCGGAAATAGCAAAGAGGAGCGGTCTTTTCGAGAAGGTCTTCGATGGTAGCGAAATGCCGGAAGAAGTCGTTATGTTCCTCAGGGGCAGGACCGATGCAAAAGGAGAGGTTGATTACCCTCAGACACTTCTCGAAAGGATAACTGCTAAGAAGCCCTATCCGTTGATAAGGCATCATATAGGCTTGGAGACCGTTGAAGCAACGGAAGGGGCAGTAAGGAATCTCGCTGAATCCGGCTTACTAGACATTATCTCGTTAGCGCCGGATCAGAACTGCCAGCAATGGTTCTTCCAGCAGGAGAACATGATCTCTTCTGAAGACGGTGCTGGCGGCGCTCCCTTCAGAACGAGAGAGGATTTTGAAAGAATGTATAAGGCTAGCCGGATAGGTAACTACCCCTTGATGCGCTGTTACTCAGGAACGAGAGATCTTCTCAAGTTCTCGCTTCTTTTCAAAGAAACAATAAACAACGCTTGGACTGCAGTTCCTCTGACCTGGTACTCGCAGCTTGACGGCAGGTCGGATCGTGAATTGCTCGAAGCGATAAGAGACAATCAGGGAGCGATCGCGTGGAACGGAGGAAGTGGAATCCCGGTAGAGATAAACGAGGCTCATCAGTGGGCGTTAAGATACTGCCATGCTTCGATAGAAGTGACTACAGCGTATCTAGCAGCCCTCTCCGCCAAGCGGCTCGGCGTAAAAGTGTACGTTGCACAATACATGTTTAACACGCCGCCGGGAATCTCTCCAAGAATGGATCTGGCAAAGGCGCTTGCAAAAAAAGAGTTGATCGAATCCTTGAAGGATGAGAACTTCACACCGGTTACGATGGTAAGGCCAGGATTGATGTCTCTTCCAGCCGACCCGGATATGGCTAGGGGCCAGCTCGTTTCATCTGTGTACACTGCCATGAAAATGGACCCGGAGATCGTTCATGTCGTTGCATACTGCGAGGCGACAAGAAGAGCCTCCGATGTGGAAATAATAGAAAGCGTCAAGATGGCTAAACAGGCAATAAACGAGGCAATCAAAGGACTTCCCGACTTCAAGCAGGATAAAGTGATTCAAGATCACAAGGAATACCTAAAGAGTGAATCTGCTACGATCATAGAGGCAATGGAGAAGATCAAAACAGGTGAACTCACGTCGCCCGAGACTATTTACGCGGCTATCAAACTGGGCATCCTCGATGCTCCGGGTTTGAGCAAGATGTCAGTCGCCAAAGGGGCAGTTCGAACGGCCATTATCGATGGACAGTCGTGCGCAGTCGACGAGGAAGGGAAACGGATAGATGAGAAGGAAAGACTCTCACTGTAA
- a CDS encoding aspartate kinase has protein sequence MRIGIAGLGTVGSCVYAILKDKGDEIEKRSGRKCIVSKVITRTHSKYEKLGIPSDLVAEDFEDLIINSDIVVETIGGSEAARKLVKQSLELNRTVVTANKMLISEFGNEFTNSSPIKSLFFEAAVGGGIPIISLLEDYLIFHGIKRIRGILNGTTNFILSEMQKGMDYASALKIAQEKGYAEADPTSDVKGYDAAYKLSVLTGVKTGVFPGISTIETKGIEGIDKSDLERAATAGKKLKLIGTIDFEREVASVQPQEIERNDPLWSVDGVENAIEVETDLSGRFILRGEGAGAQPTATAIISDILRASRYAEKQSNSVVIMKFGGTSVDSAEKIKDVAERVQKKVLSGVKPVIVVSAMGVETDKLHELAKEISSKPNGREMDMLLATGEQKSIALVAMAIQVLGMKSISLSGNQARIQTDSNFSNARIVGIDADLINRYLSNGYVPVVAGFQGSTYTGEITTLGRGGSDLTAVVLAKALGSQLCEIYKDVDGVYSADPRIVQKARPIKEISWEEMIELSKQGAQVLQSRASEFARKYDIKVLVKNAHSNARGTLIWRGSKVEQPIVRAVTSDDEIVKVVLQEVPDRPGIAARVLKTLAEQNVNIDMIIQSMRSGEFNTMAFTIHGSDLSKLKQDILKTRSEAKEITVESSIAKLSIVGVNLTATPAIAATLFETLANEGINIDMISASNSRISVVIDSNMVHLAVNAIHSAFSLEEIV, from the coding sequence ATGAGAATCGGGATTGCCGGACTTGGCACTGTCGGGTCCTGTGTCTATGCAATTCTTAAAGACAAGGGAGATGAGATCGAGAAGAGATCTGGGAGAAAGTGTATCGTATCCAAGGTAATAACCAGGACTCATAGCAAGTACGAAAAACTGGGTATCCCATCCGATCTGGTCGCTGAGGATTTTGAAGATCTTATTATCAATAGCGACATAGTTGTAGAAACGATTGGCGGGAGCGAAGCCGCAAGAAAGCTTGTAAAGCAGTCTCTCGAGCTGAATAGAACGGTCGTGACGGCCAACAAAATGCTGATTTCGGAATTCGGTAACGAATTCACAAACAGCTCTCCGATAAAGAGCCTATTCTTCGAAGCGGCCGTCGGCGGGGGTATTCCTATCATCTCTCTTCTCGAGGACTATCTCATCTTTCATGGGATCAAACGTATTCGGGGTATTCTGAATGGCACAACGAATTTCATACTTTCCGAGATGCAGAAGGGAATGGACTACGCTTCGGCTCTGAAGATTGCTCAGGAAAAGGGTTATGCGGAAGCCGATCCAACGAGCGATGTGAAGGGCTACGATGCCGCTTATAAGCTGTCGGTGCTCACCGGCGTCAAAACGGGCGTCTTCCCCGGTATTTCCACGATTGAAACAAAGGGCATCGAAGGAATAGATAAAAGCGATCTTGAGAGAGCAGCAACCGCAGGGAAAAAGCTCAAATTGATCGGGACAATTGATTTCGAAAGAGAGGTAGCTTCAGTTCAGCCGCAGGAGATTGAAAGGAATGATCCTCTTTGGAGCGTAGATGGGGTTGAAAACGCCATAGAGGTCGAGACGGATCTCTCGGGAAGATTTATTCTCAGGGGAGAGGGGGCGGGAGCTCAACCAACTGCAACGGCGATCATTTCAGACATTCTCAGGGCATCGAGATACGCAGAGAAGCAGAGTAACTCAGTTGTGATAATGAAATTTGGTGGAACCTCAGTCGACTCGGCAGAGAAAATAAAGGATGTTGCGGAGAGGGTACAGAAAAAGGTCCTTAGTGGTGTCAAGCCTGTGATAGTTGTGTCGGCTATGGGTGTTGAGACAGACAAGCTTCATGAACTCGCGAAAGAGATATCCAGCAAACCGAACGGTAGAGAGATGGACATGCTTCTGGCAACAGGAGAGCAGAAGTCCATTGCCCTTGTTGCAATGGCGATTCAGGTGCTCGGGATGAAATCGATTTCACTTTCGGGCAATCAGGCGAGAATTCAGACCGATTCGAATTTTTCGAATGCAAGAATCGTCGGAATAGACGCCGATCTTATAAACAGATACCTATCAAACGGGTACGTTCCAGTTGTGGCCGGCTTCCAGGGATCCACCTACACCGGCGAGATTACGACTCTTGGCAGAGGAGGCTCGGATCTTACGGCCGTTGTGTTGGCCAAAGCGCTGGGATCACAACTCTGCGAGATTTACAAGGATGTAGACGGTGTCTATTCGGCCGATCCTAGGATAGTTCAGAAGGCCAGACCGATCAAAGAGATTTCATGGGAAGAGATGATAGAGCTTTCAAAGCAGGGTGCTCAGGTGCTTCAAAGCAGAGCATCTGAATTTGCCAGAAAGTACGATATTAAAGTGCTTGTGAAAAACGCACACTCGAATGCTAGAGGCACGCTAATATGGAGGGGATCGAAAGTGGAACAGCCTATTGTTAGAGCAGTAACTTCTGATGACGAGATTGTGAAAGTAGTTCTGCAAGAAGTTCCTGATAGACCGGGAATAGCTGCGAGAGTTCTGAAAACTCTTGCAGAGCAGAACGTGAATATTGACATGATAATACAGAGCATGAGGAGCGGGGAGTTTAACACAATGGCCTTCACTATACACGGGAGCGATCTCTCAAAGCTGAAACAGGATATCCTTAAGACAAGAAGCGAGGCCAAAGAAATAACTGTGGAAAGTTCAATCGCAAAGCTTTCTATTGTCGGAGTCAACTTGACTGCTACTCCGGCAATCGCTGCGACTCTCTTTGAGACTCTTGCCAATGAAGGAATCAATATCGATATGATCAGCGCCAGCAACAGCAGAATATCGGTTGTTATCGACAGCAATATGGTTCATCTGGCGGTAAACGCTATCCACAGTGCTTTCAGCTTGGAGGAGATTGTATGA
- a CDS encoding transposase, translated as MEHNESLVKRRSIRLKEYDYSRTGAYFLTICTHRRQCLLGAMVDGRVILNSIGKIVAEEWLRSAEVRKEIELDAFVIMPNHLHGIVAIHGGEREIVGNCLEAERRTIKPKTIGSFVSGFKAAATVRVNELRGTPGKSIWQRNYYEHVIRSEKELNRIREYIENNPLRWQIDRENPDRKTSQVRSTIEEDDLYPWED; from the coding sequence TTGGAACACAATGAAAGTCTTGTCAAAAGGCGGTCAATTAGACTGAAGGAGTATGATTATTCTCGAACCGGAGCATATTTCTTGACAATATGTACGCATCGTAGGCAATGTTTGTTGGGAGCCATGGTTGATGGCAGAGTAATCTTGAATAGCATTGGCAAAATCGTTGCTGAAGAGTGGCTAAGATCTGCAGAAGTCAGAAAGGAAATCGAACTGGATGCGTTTGTGATAATGCCAAATCACCTGCACGGGATTGTAGCGATACATGGAGGCGAAAGGGAGATTGTCGGCAACTGTTTGGAAGCAGAAAGAAGAACTATAAAACCAAAGACGATTGGTTCTTTCGTGTCGGGTTTCAAAGCAGCTGCAACGGTTCGAGTGAACGAACTTCGCGGCACACCCGGGAAATCTATTTGGCAACGAAATTACTATGAACATGTCATCCGCAGTGAGAAAGAACTGAATCGAATTCGTGAGTACATTGAGAATAACCCCTTGAGATGGCAGATAGACAGAGAGAATCCCGACAGAAAGACAAGTCAGGTTCGTTCAACTATTGAAGAGGATGATCTCTACCCTTGGGAAGATTGA
- a CDS encoding thioredoxin family protein — protein MKEVTLAELRGVIGKVLIDFFSPGCGVCTAIETKLDEVEDTFVSWKFYKINTVENPAVASEHSVFTVPTIIVQVDGREQKRWCRYFSLEEVLDYLREIDETES, from the coding sequence GTGAAGGAAGTAACTCTGGCAGAATTGAGGGGAGTCATCGGAAAGGTTCTTATTGACTTCTTCAGTCCCGGCTGCGGCGTCTGTACAGCGATTGAAACAAAACTTGATGAAGTTGAAGACACTTTTGTTTCCTGGAAATTCTACAAGATAAATACCGTCGAGAATCCTGCGGTTGCTTCAGAACACTCTGTCTTTACAGTCCCGACGATTATCGTGCAGGTCGATGGCAGGGAACAGAAGAGATGGTGCAGATACTTCTCTCTCGAAGAAGTTTTGGACTACCTTCGTGAAATTGATGAGACAGAGAGTTAG
- a CDS encoding homoserine kinase: MRLRAPATTANMGSGFDVVGMALKLHNVVQFEKADRLKVLCIGRYGQEIENSEGLFEKAIKGFEKVTGKAVPGVQIIQECNIPPARGLGSSAAAIASALFIANIVTGGSIPMKTLLQIGTEIEGHPDNIVPCMLGGLVVSYYDGETLDYEKFEMTDQRLTFLVPEFKLSTGEMRKALPESVPFRDAINNLKNVSQFISKVAKGNLIEAFRYTHDSIHQIYRINSDPRMKELISCIEGRNTNYWFVSGSGSSVCCNLEDVAGLPYLEAVIRTSPANEPFIIEL, from the coding sequence ATGAGGCTGAGGGCACCGGCCACAACGGCAAATATGGGAAGCGGATTCGATGTTGTCGGTATGGCTTTGAAGCTCCATAATGTCGTGCAATTTGAGAAGGCAGATAGGTTGAAAGTCTTGTGCATAGGAAGATATGGTCAGGAGATCGAGAACTCCGAAGGACTATTCGAAAAGGCGATAAAGGGATTCGAGAAAGTTACTGGCAAAGCCGTTCCTGGCGTTCAGATAATCCAGGAGTGCAATATTCCACCGGCACGCGGCCTGGGTTCAAGTGCCGCAGCGATAGCCTCAGCTCTGTTTATTGCGAACATCGTGACCGGCGGGAGTATTCCCATGAAGACACTTCTCCAGATCGGAACGGAGATTGAAGGTCATCCCGACAACATCGTTCCCTGTATGCTTGGAGGGCTTGTGGTTTCCTACTATGACGGCGAAACACTTGATTATGAGAAATTCGAAATGACTGATCAAAGGCTGACATTTCTTGTGCCCGAATTCAAGCTTTCCACCGGTGAGATGAGAAAGGCGCTTCCTGAATCGGTTCCCTTCAGGGACGCGATAAACAACCTGAAGAATGTTTCTCAGTTCATTTCGAAAGTCGCCAAAGGCAATCTGATCGAAGCCTTCAGATATACTCACGACAGTATCCACCAGATCTACAGAATAAACAGCGACCCCAGAATGAAAGAGCTGATTAGCTGCATTGAAGGAAGGAACACGAATTACTGGTTTGTGAGCGGTTCTGGCTCGTCGGTCTGCTGCAATCTCGAAGATGTCGCAGGGCTTCCTTACCTGGAAGCCGTAATAAGAACGTCTCCCGCGAACGAGCCATTCATTATCGAATTATGA